A region from the Drosophila ananassae strain 14024-0371.13 chromosome 2L, ASM1763931v2, whole genome shotgun sequence genome encodes:
- the LOC6500986 gene encoding sideroflexin-1-3 has product MSPLPRVDIDKPKYDQNTYEGRAKHFFLVTNPLNIFTTNAKLEEARRIVQNYRAGKDVPECKTIDDVWRAKYLYDSAYHPETGEKQLIIGRMSAQVPMNTIITGGMMAFYKSNSAVIFWQWCNQTFNAIVNYTNRSGTSPISKPQLITSYCLATGGALVTALSLNRAVKNMNPLLGRLVPLVAVSAANCINIPCMRMQELQNGVVLLDDKNDAVGISKKAACLGISAVILSRISMAIPGMTLTPMLMNVLEKRGFLAKYPRSNAPIQVLFCGFVLIFATPLGCAFFKQRAEIKVDNLEDNLRDKIKKERPELDTVYYNKGL; this is encoded by the exons ATGAGCCCTCTTCCGAGAGTTGATATTGACAAGCCCAAATATGACCAGAATACGTACGAGGGCAGGGCCAAGCACTTTTTCCTGGTGACTAACCCGCTCAATATTTTCACCACCAACGCCAAGCTGGAGGAGGCCCGACGCATTGTCCAGAATTACCGGGCCGGCAAGGACGTTCCAGAGTGCAAGACCATCGACGATGTGTGGCGCGCCAAGTACCTGTACGATTCCGCCTACCACCCGGAGACGGGCGAGAAGCAATTGATCATTGGGCGCATGTCGGCCCAGGTCCCCATGAACACCATCATCACTGGCG GCATGATGGCCTTCTACAAAAGCAATAGCGCCGTCATCTTCTGGCAGTGGTGTAATCAGACGTTCAACGCCATTGTGAACTATACGAACCGTTCAGGCACATCGCCCATCAGCAAGCC GCAACTGATAACCTCGTACTGCTTGGCAACCGGAGGAGCTCTGGTCACGGCGCTTTCCCTGAACCGGGCCGTGAAGAATATGAACCCTCTTCTGGGCCGCCTGGTACCCCTCGTCGCTGTGAGCGCTGCTAACTGTATCAACATTCCCTGTATGCGGATGCA AGAGCTTCAAAATGGTGTGGTGCTGTTGGATGATAAGAACGACGCGGTGGGCATTTCCAAAAAGGCTGCTTGTCTGGGTATCTCGGCAGTAATACTTAGTCGGATTTCAATGGCTATTCCCGGAATGA CTCTGACTCCGATGCTTATGAATGTCCTTGAGAAGAGGGGCTTCCTTGCTAAGTACCCCCGCTCCAACGCTCCCATCCAGGTCCTCTTCTGCGGCTTCGTCTTGATATTTGCCACGCCCCTCGGCTGTGCATTTTTCAAGCAACGTGCAGAAATCAAGGTCGACAACCTTGAGGACAATCTTCGCGACAAAATCAAGAAGGAGCGTCCCGAGCTGGACACAGTATACTACAACAAGGGCCTGTAA
- the LOC6500987 gene encoding contactin — MPCKGLLFVGFVVPYLLALATAQLPGELPLGQPEQGQPMQPQSYQPTYNKDYTPRYNPLYTGQQTGPDTTQFDNPLIDQRNPNAYNPNAYNTYGNRGLGSGSVDLGGNVGGPGNSLGGGLGGIGPQYDPFNRNNVGTAGASYRDIFSDEDNFCPEYWVSYRQTCYRFIRSPKRNWAEAKKICKAYNADLINVDNVEKHAFILKNLILQNHRQNRFFISARQTGPQNWVNDDNTQLVQIEDSFSFDDEIPWENEDLHDNRFLVQNDLNNQNLNNPNQFYNPLPGNVNQRNQNNIRGFIGPNQPYGENGYARDRVVYAYSKKRDRWMFMPAYEIELNLFICESKVLYSPDNVNIKLDDKRPYHYGLEIRDMERIPRGPYFVKQPNDTIFDVNKNRVINDVTLSCLAGGFPTPSYLWYREVYVNDTLEYQKIDPLKEDRYTISGGNLVIYEPKQALDQGAYHCVAENKFGRVRSESAHLNFGFIMEFNLKRSGETSEMNWGKSIFCDPPQHYPDVRYYWSRNYFPNFVDEDQRVFVSRDGALYFSFIETVDRANYSCTVQTLVSDTGRNGPFFPLRVTPNSNYQALIFANTFPKVFPEAPVAGDDIHLECMAFGYPIPSYNWTRQGQHLQRNSYVTNYGRVLVIQNATTNDNGEYTCTITNPHKTLVKSIHLNIQMRPEFTIPLKDMIKDYNSDVTFICEAFAIPDANYTWYKNAERLDPLSINRDRYIIQDNVLTIKFLEKDKDEGMYQCGAQNQLKTSFSSAQLRVLSMKPSFKKHPLEAEVYAVYNGNTTIVCNPEAAPRPKFQWKKDGQLLGSGGHRRILPSGTLTIAPTSRDDEGIYTCIATNQAGTDESHARVIVLQEIRFIQTPPQRIVTKEHDLIYLHCEAAFDELLDIAYVWKHNGEVLKNDHDGTGRILVEWNSLTVHNTTMRDAGDYECVVKSAVNEINSKTSVVIEGAPGAPGGVQVIQISKTKAIIEWVDGSNNGRPIRYYNILGRTNWNRTWVNVSTHVQAREVDRYTSRQQAEVTNLTPWSAYEFSVTAVNDLGIGIPSAPSPIYSTYEDKPYIAPRNVGGGGGKIGDLTITWDPLLPQEQHSHGIHYKVFWKLKGALEWASDEIKKQDHTGVAVVNIPLNNYYTEYEVKVQAINSIGKGPESPIAVIHSAEDMPQVAPQKPIALAFNSTCFNVTWQPIDMSRENIRGKLIGHRLKYWKTTHQEEDSVYYLSRTTRNWALIVGLQPDTYYFVKVMAYNAAGEGPESERFEERTYRKAPQKPPSSVHVYGINPSTVRVVWRYVSPSQDEEPIEGYKVRIWETDQNMITANNTIVPIGEKLESYINTLTPGKSYNMRVLAYSNGGDGRMSSPTLRFQMGKTTRNAANTRHGHNINTALILSTLLFISTFFYTKY, encoded by the exons ATGCCATGCAAAGGCCTCCTTTTCGTTGGGTTCGTAGTGCCCTATTTATTGGCACTGGCAACCGCTCAACTGCCGGGTGAACTGCCCTTGGGCCAGCCCGAGCAGGGACAGCCAATGCAGCCGCAGTCATATCAGCCCACCTACAACAAGGACTACACGCCGCGCTACAATCCTTTGTACACGGGCCAGCAGACCGGACCAGACACCACCCAGTTCGACAATCCCCTGATCGACCAGCGGAATCCCAACGCATACAATCCAAATGCTTACAACACCTATGGAAACCGAGGATTGGGCTCCGGATCTGTAGACCTCGGCGGCAATGTGGGTGGACCTGGAAATAGTTTGGGAGGAGGACTCGGCGGCATCGGCCCTCAGTACGACCCGTTCAACAGAAACAACGTCGGCACAGCAGGAGCTAGCTATCGCGACATTTTCAGCGACGAGGACAACTTTTGCCCGGAGTACTGGGTGTCATACAGACAAACCTGCTACCGGTTCATCCGTTCCCCTAAGCGTAATTGGGCGGAGGCGAAGAAAATTTGCAAAGCCTACAATGCAGATCTGATCAACGTGGACAACGTGGAGAAGCACGCCTTTATACTCAAGAATCTCATACTTCAGAATCATCGGCAGAACCGATTCTTCATTTCCGCCCGTCAGACAGGCCCCCAGAATTGGGTCAATGATGACAACACCCAACTCGTGCAAATAGAAGACTCATTTTCCTTCGACGATGAGATCCCCTGGGAGAACGAAGACCTGCACGACAATCGATTCCTTGTCCAGAACGACCTTAACAACCAGAATCTCAATAATCCGAATCAGTTTTATAATCCCCTGCCCGGCAACGTCAATCAACGCAATCAGAACAACATACGCGGCTTTATAG GTCCTAACCAACCGTATGGCGAGAATGGCTATGCTCGTGACCGCGTTGTCTACGCGTATTCCAAAAAGAGGGATCGGTGGATGTTCATGCCGGCATACGAAATCGAATTGAATCTCTTTATCTGCGAATCGAAGGTCCTCTACAGCCCCGACAACGTCAACATCAAGTTAGACGATAAGCGTCCCTACCACTACGGCCTCGAAATACGCGACATGGAACGCATCCCGAGGGGTCCATATTTCGTGAAGCAACCCAACGATACGATCTTTGACGTGAACAAGAATCGTGTCATCAATGATGTAACCTTGAGCTGCCTGGCTGGCGGTTTTCCCACGCCCTCATATCTCTGGTATCGGGAAGTGTACGTCAACGACACTTTGGAGTACCAGAAGATCGATCCTTTGAAGGAGGACCGCTACACTATTTCGGGCGGCAATCTGGTTATATATGAACCGAAACAGGCGTTGGATCAAGGCGCCTACCATTGCGTCGCAGAAAACAAATTTGGTCGCGTGCGCTCAGAAAGTGCGCACCTCAATTTTGGCTTCATAATGGAGTTCAATCTGAAGCGCTCCGGCGAGACGAGCGAGATGAACTGGGGCAAGTCGATATTCTGCGACCCACCGCAGCACTATCCGGATGTGCGCTACTACTGGTCCCGAAACTACTTCCCCAACTTCGTTGATGAGGATCAACGTGTCTTCGTGTCCCGGGACGGTGCTCTCTACTTCTCCTTCATCGAAACTGTAGATCGGGCCAACTACTCTTGCACTGTCCAGACCTTGGTATCAGACACCGGTCGCAACGGTCCCTTCTTTCCGCTCCGCGTGACCCCAAACAGTAACTACCAGGCTTTGATATTTGCCAACACCTTCCCCAAGGTGTTTCCAGAGGCACCGGTGGCCGGCGACGACATTCATTTAGAGTGTATGGCTTTTGGTTATCCGATTCCCTCCTACAACTGGACCCGTCAGGGGCAGCACTTGCAGCGCAACTCGTATGTCACCAACTATGGACGCGTTTTGGTCATCCAGAACGCCACCACGAACGACAACGGGGAGTACACCTGCACCATCACCAATCCCCACAAAACATTGGTGAAGAGCATCCACTTAAACATCCAAATGCGTCCCGAGTTCAcgattccgctcaaggatatGATTAAGGATTACAACAGCGACGTCACCTTCATCTGCGAGGCATTTGCCATTCCGGACGCAAACTATACATGGTACAAGAATGCAGAACGACTAGATCCCCTGTCCATTAATCGCGATCGCTACATAATCCAGGACAACGTGCTAACTatcaaatttttggaaaagGACAAGGACGAGGGCATGTACCAATGCGGCGCTCAAAATCAGCTGAAAACTTCTTTCTCCTCGGCGCAGCTCCGAGTTCTTTCGATGAAACCGTCCTTTAAGAAACATCCACTCGAAGCCGAGGTGTACGCCGTCTACAATGGCAACACTACCATTGTTTGTAATCCGGAGGCAGCTCCGCGTCCTAAATTCCAATGGAAAAAGGATGGCCAGCTTCTGGGCTCCGGTGGCCATCGGCGCATCCTGCCTAGCGGTACCCTGACCATAGCACCAACATCACGGGATGACGAGGGAATCTACACATGCATTGCCACCAATCAGGCCGGCACGGATGAGTCTCATGCCCGCGTTATTGTGCTGC AGGAAATTCGCTTCATCCAAACCCCGCCCCAGCGTATTGTTACGAAGGAGCATGACCTGATTTACCTGCACTGTGAGGCGGCCTTCGACGAGTTACTGGATATAGCTTATGTGTGGAAACACAACGGCGAGGTCCTAAAGAACGACCACGATGGTACTGGGCGCATT CTCGTGGAGTGGAATAGCTTGACTGTGCACAACACCACCATGCGAGACGCCGGCGACTATGAGTGCGTAGTCAAGTCGGCGGTCAATGAGATCAATAGTAAGACCAGTGTGGTCATAGAGGGGGCTCCAGGCGCTCCTGGTGGTGTTCAAGTGATCCAGATCAGCAAGACAAAAGCCATTATTGAATGGGTGGACGGGTCCAACAACGGCCGGCCCATTCGCTACTACAATATCCTGGGACGAACCAACTGGAACCGAACCTGGGTGAATGTGTCGACCCACGTGCAGGCGCGTGAGGTTGACCGATACACTTCGCGCCAGCAGGCCGAAGTGACTAACTTGACACCCTGGTCGGCGTATGAGTTTAGCGTAACTGCTGTGAACGATCTGGGCATCGGCATCCCCTCCGCTCCGTCGCCGATCTACAGCACCTACGAGGACAAGCCGTACATCGCGCCCAGAAATGTGGGCGGAGGCGGTGGCAAGATCGGTGACCTAACCATTACCTGGGACCCACTGCTGCCGCAAGAGCAGCACAGTCACGGCATCCACTACAAGGTCTTCTGGAAGCTAAAGGGCGCCCTGGAATGGGCTTCTGACGAAATCAAAAAGCAGGACCATACTGGCGTGGCTGTGGTCAACATTCCACTCAATAACTATTATACCGAGTACGAGGTTAAAGTTCAGGCCATCAATAGTATCGGAAAGGGTCCAGAGAGCCCCATTGCAGTCATCCACTCTGCCGAAGACATGCCGCAAGTGGCCCCACAGAAGCCAATCGCTCTCGCGTTCAACTCTACGTGCTTTAATGTCACCTGGCAGCCGATCGACATGTCTCGCGAGAACATACGCGGCAAACTGATTGGGCACAGG TTGAAATATTGGAAGACCACTCACCAAGAGGAAGACTCCGTCTACTATCTATCCCGCACCACTAGAAACTGGGCACTGATCGTGGGTCTGCAGCCGGACACATACTACTTTGTTAAAGTAATGGCATACAATGCTGCAGGGGAAGGCCCAGAGAGTGAACGCTTCGAAG AGCGTACATATCGCAAGGCCCCACAGAAACCACCATCCTCTGTTCATGTGTATGGAATAAACCCGTCTACGGTACGAGTTGTTTGGCGCTACGTATCGCCCTCGCAGGATGAGGAGCCGATCGAAGGCTATAAG GTTCGTATTTGGGAGACGGACCAAAACATGATAACAGCCAACAATACCATTGTGCCAATTGGCGAGAAACTGGAGTCCTACATCAACACCCTGACTCCCGGAAAGAGCTACAACATGCGAGTGCTCGCCTACAGCAACGGAGGTGACGGGCGGATGTCGAGTCCAACGCTACGCTTCCAAATGGGCAAAACAACGCGTAATGCGGCCAATACCCGTCACGGCCATAACATAAACACGGCCCTGATACTGAGTACATTACTGTTCATCTCCACATTTTTTTACACAAAATACTGA
- the LOC6500989 gene encoding protein Tube has translation MSKVNGWNGCGAGTHGNGSSASLPPTPKYLRSTELRRVEDNDIYRLSKILDENACWRKLMSIIPKGLDVQTSSAAGGLNFPNAIKKGFKYTTQDALQIDEAANRLAPDQSKSQMMIDEWKTSGKLHERPTVGVLLQLLVQAELFSAADFVALDFLNEPKPDRPSDGPAAPISLDLTELLDETMDVDGDGLNPSPSNVAAQGSIGLNLDNFDKQIMPRNKSLPQPSETVPPIAPPRTSRLHRDATSSNNATVSTATGSTSATTPNIPNLTILNRTEQLAEQENQPRPQNIPNLSILIASSTSSMTTQSTSLGQPNSQQDGSADTPNIPKITLLIENSAQISQPTTEAAETSLNNLPMISALNLNTSNGESPPPNSDSDSSLSNDEDEGDADDPDASLRNLSNSEQQNSNNDSSLTTVTGTSGDNSFEMTNDSSSTSNDDYGGNIPNLSELQP, from the exons ATGTCCAAGGTAAATGGCTGGAATGGGTGTGGAGCGGGAACGCACGGAAATGGGAGCAGTGCCTCCTTACCACCGACTCCTAAATACTTGCGCAGCACAGAACTCCGGCGCGTTGAGGACAACGACATTTACCGGCTGTCCAAAATCCTTGACGAAAACGCCTGTTGGCGCAAGCTCATGTCGATAATACCGAAGGGCCTGGATGTACAGACTTCAAGCGCTGCCGGCGGTTTAAACTTTCCAAATGCCATAAAGAAAGGATTCAAGTACACAACACAGGACGCACTGCAAATTGACGAGGCGGCTAACAGACTAGCACCCGACCAGAGCAAGTCCCAGATGATGATCGATGAGTGGAAGACGTCTGGAAAATTGCACGAGCGGCCAACAGTGGGCGTATTGCTCCAGCTCCTGGTTCAGGCGGAATTGTTCAGTGCAGCCGACTTCGTTGCGCTGGACTTCCTTAACG AGCCCAAGCCAGATCGCCCCAGCGACGGACCAGCAGCACCTATAAGTCTGGACTTAACGGAGCTTCTTGACGAAACCATGGATGTTGACGGCGACGGCCTCAATCCGAGTCCTTCAAATGTGGCTGCCCAGGGAAGTATTGGCCTTAATTTGGACAACTTTGACAAGCAGATTATGCCGCGGAACAAAAGCCTGCCCCAACCGTCTGAGACTGTTCCTCCCATAGCGCCGCCCCGTACCTCTCGTCTGCATAGGGACGCAACCAGCTCAAACAATGCCACCGTATCGACTGCGACCGGGTCTACGTCGGCGACCACGCCCAATATACCTAATCTAACAATTCTCAACCGCACCGAACAATTAGCGGAGCAGGAGAATCAGCCTCGACCGCAAAACATCCCAAATTTGTCCATACTCATAGCAAGCTCAACATCTTCAATGACAACGCAATCCACTTCTTTGGGGCAGCCAAACAGTCAACAGGATGGCTCTGCGGACACACCAAACATACCTAAAATTACGCTTTTGATTGAGAACTCTGCCCAGATAAGCCAGCCAACGACTGAAGCAGCGGAAACGAGCTTAAACAATTTGCCCATGATAAGCGCATTAAATCTGAACACTAGCAACGGAGAGTCCCCGCCCCCTAACAGTGACAGTGACAGCAGCCTGAGTAACGACGAAGATGAAGGAGATGCTGACGATCCGGATGCATCGCTGCGAAACCTGAGCAACTCGGAGCAACAGAACTCTAACAACGATTCCAGCCTGACAACGGTGACTGGCACCAGCGGTGATAACAGCTTCGAAATGACCAACGACTCAAGTTCGACCTCGAACGACGATTATGGCGGAAATATTCCAAACCTGAGTGAACTGCAGCCGTAG
- the LOC6500990 gene encoding E3 ubiquitin-protein ligase TM129: MIFMKRISICNNPKTPSLDHLAAPLGYFNPKSAKIIRNMDESELLFNLFYFLFCMVIIYPPEEFQRLGFTIEQLFARFLGDEYLDFVGYHLRRTSLNLFVHSCLPFSYFLIHRLKFSVFATQEPLEDSELDPDFPMPQEAVAFKTLTWKTAQRFSVLAVLAVPALIFNWHQQNWKRHPINKTLSKYSNSQGSYSAVSRDISTEFRRPDIYKKKLNSISTVIATENWIIKTTLYNVHFAHQSNTALSVAKAETYNISHHDQNDTLQMISIIVRPMRQGVGDFHIRINALEFRNLEDRVRRPISIPSNIQFHRNVIDRFVDVFKAQVALNPLFRSDATTDKCFACMLNEPNTKINKQCADVDRNGVPLAEDACCSNCYCRPMWCVECLARWFAARQTDVDRERWLEQKCTCPMCRAKFCVLDVSYIRETDMTSATQPSGTDVS; the protein is encoded by the exons atgatttttatgaaaagaATATCGATATGCAACAACCCTAAAACTCCTAGTCTAGACCACCTCGCAGCGCCTCTTGGCTATTTTAATCCGAAATCAGCCAAAATTATTCGCAATATGGACGAGTCGGAACTGCTCTTCAATCTGTTCTATTTCCTATTCTGTATGGTGATCATTTACCCGCCCGAGGAGTTCCAGCGCCTGGGCTTCACCATAGAGCAGCTGTTTGCGCGGTTCCTGGGTGACGAGTACCTGGACTTTGTGGGCTACCATCTGCGACGGACTTCGCTAAACCTCTTCGTGCACTCCTGCCTACCGTTCTCATACTTTCTGATTCACAGGCTCAAGTTTTCCGTCTTCGCCACCCAAGAACCCCTCGAGGACTCTGAGCTCGACCCAGATTTTCCAATGCCGCAGGAGGCCGTTGCTTTTAAAACACTCACTTGGAAGACTGCGCAACGGTTTAGTGTACTAGCCGTACTGGCTGTTCCTGCTTTAATTTTTAACTGGCATCAACAGAACTGGAAACGGCATCCAATTAACAAGACCCTGTCCAAGTACTCCAACTCCCAGGGAAGCTATAGTGCGGTGTCCCGCGATATCAGCACTGAGTTCCGTCGTCCGGACATATACAAGAAGAAGCTGAACTCTATCAGCACTGTGATTGCAACCGAGAACTGGATTATCAAGACTACGTTGTACAATGTCCACTTTGCTCACCAGAGCAACACAGCGTTAAGTGTAGCCAAG GCGGAGACGTACAACATCTCGCACCACGACCAAAACGACACGTTGCAGATGATAAGCATCATAGTGCGGCCGATGCGACAGGGCGTAGGTGATTTTCACATTCGGATCAACGCTCTGGAATTCAGAAATCTGGAGGACCGTGTGAGACGACCCATCTCCATTCCCTCCAACATACAGTTTCACCGCAACGTCATCGATCGTTTTGTGGACGTGTTCAAGGCACAAGTGGCCCTCAATCCTCTCTTTCGGTCGGATGCTACGACGGACAAGTGCTTCGCGTGCATGTTGAACGAACCGAACACCAAGATCAACAAGCAGTGCGCAGACGTGGATCGAAACGGCGTTCCCCTAGCAGAGGATGCTTGCTGCTCCAACTGTTACTGTCGACCAATGTGGTGCGTGGAGTGCCTGGCCCGGTGGTTTGCCGCGCGCCAAACTGATGTGGATCGGGAGAGGTGGCTGGAGCAGAAGTGCACCTGCCCGATGTGCCGTGCAAAGTTCTGTGTCCTGGACGTGAGCTATATAAGAGAAACCGATATGACATCAGCAACCCAGCCCAGCGGGACTGACGTGTCGTGA
- the LOC6499607 gene encoding uncharacterized protein LOC6499607 yields the protein MSNTMTAAHEPTIHYLDSVLNEEETRCEYGHQWRNFSISRSGRFRSKNKKRDAVDGKLFDVNSASGSSKENEKISVRNSSNSGLAKPSTNGTAGSSAVAGTSTRSQRDKAESYKSFYETNL from the exons ATGAGCAACACAATGACAGCCGCCCACGAGCCAACGATACATTACCTGGACAGCGTCCTCAACGAGGAGGAGACCCGATGCGAGTATGGCCATCAGTGGCGCAACTTTTCCATTTCCCGTTCTGGCCGCTTCCGGTCGAAAAACAAGAAACGGGATGCGGTGGATGGTAAACTTTTCGATGTAAACAGTGCCTCCGGATCCTCGAAAGAAAACGAAAAG aTTTCGGTGCGAAACTCTTCCAACAGTGGTTTGGCGAAGCCCTCGACCAATGGAACTGCAGGATCCTCCGCGGTGGCAGGAACATCGACACGAAGTCAACGCGACAAAGCGGAAAGCTATAAAAGTTTTTACGAAACGAATTTATAG
- the LOC6499606 gene encoding E3 ubiquitin-protein ligase MARCHF5 yields MSDKAAVPPSDTDAPGGGGPAPEASDDSTTVTVVSRSGEVVSTTATIALADKGQTDVGTSTTVLVGGEPEEMEAERCCWICFATDEDNRLAAWVKPCQCRGTTKWVHQSCLYRWIDEKTQKGNALRSVSCPQCQTEYIIVFPQMGKFGGALEAMDNLIKRLSPFLAAGFFVGSLYWTAVTYGAVTFLQIVGHEHGMSIMEAGDPLILLIGLPAIPVGLVLGRLIRWEDALLRLIRNRGTVVRKFPFVNLIYPNLNQEDEQQSTSNPATPALSDPVSATRVFCGALLLPTISSIVGRILFDSVDNTLHRTLLGGLTFITVKGILKIYLKQKQYARRKKRRIVDYTEENIRNFVHRNNNNAAGAGRQDQPNQPQPQNQQQRPVPAASSRDRERDRQRGESGGSVV; encoded by the exons ATGTCTGACAAAGCCGCGGTTCCCCCCTCCGATACAGACGCTCCTGGGGGCGGCGGCCCGGCTCCAGAAGCTAGTGATGACTCGACAACCGTAACAGTGGTTAGCCGTTCTGGAGAGGTCGTATCAACCACCGCAACAATTGCCCTTGCCGACAAAGGACAGACTGATGTTGGTACTTCGACAACCGTTTTGGTTGGCGGAGAACCAGAAGAAATGGAGGCGGAACGCTGCTGCTGGATCTGCTTCGCCACCGACGAGGACAATCGGCTGGCGGCTTGGGTGAAGCCATGTCAATGCCGCGGCACAACCAAGTGGGTGCACCAAAGCTGTCTTTATCGTTGGATTGACGAGAAGACCCAGAAAGGAAACGCCCTGCGGTCCGTATCCTGTCCGCAATGTCAAACGGAGTACATTATTGTGTTCCCGCAAATGGGAAAGTTCGGCGGTGCCCTGGAGGCAATGGACAATCTTATCAAGCGCCTTAGTCCGTTTCTGGCAGCGGGTTTCTTTGTGGGATCCCTGTACTGGACAGCCGTTACATACGGAGCTGTCACATTTTTGCAG atcGTGGGCCATGAGCATGGTATGTCTATAATGGAGGCAGGAGACCCTCTCATCCTTTTGATCGGATTGCCAGCCATACCAGTTGGTCTGGTACTCGGCCGCTTGATTCGCTGGGAAGATGCCCTGCTGCGGTTAATTCGAAATCGTGGTACTGTAGTCCGGAAGTTTCCTTTTGTGAACCTCATTTATCCGAACCT AAACCAAGAGGACGAGCAACAGAGCACCAGTAACCCGGCGACACCCGCCCTATCTGATCCAGTATCTGCCACTCGGGTCTTTTGTGGGGCCCTTCTTCTGCCCACCATTTCGTCAATTGTTGGACGAATTTTGTTCGACTCCGTAGACAACACACTGCATCGCACTCTTCTCGGCGGTCTCACCTTCATTACCGTGAAGGGCATTCTGAAGATCTATTTGAAGCAGAAGCAGTATGCCCGCCGCAAAAAGCGTCGTATTGTCGACTATACGGAGGAGAACATTCGTAATTTTGTTCACCGTAATAATAACAATGCCGCTGGTGCTGGTAGGCAGGACCAACCAAAccagccacagccacagaaCCAACAGCAACGACCAGTGCCAGCAGCGTCCTCACGAGATCGCGAACGTGACCGCCAACGCGGTGAGAGTGGCGGGAGTGTTGTCTAG
- the LOC6499605 gene encoding Golgi to ER traffic protein 4 homolog, producing the protein MAAAESGTAASGSSATTAQRGVSRVLAKLAQSLAGGEFYEAHMMYRTLYFRYTAQKRYQDCLDLLYDGAQQLMAKGQESSAADLCLLLLDTLEKRGPQPEDSDLWIARWGGLIGGLSAATVERETVIQRTIKWSTALHGQYGHPVLHKLIGHVFWTEGNVEAARHHYLLCQDGSLSGRVLIEISQSRGFQSEVDLFLAQAVLQQLSLKDRKTAEDTFTEYTRSHSKLLRHEFPYKEPLINFLYFLFRLIDAKRVAGFRALRKLYDPSLKRDTSFLKYVAKIGVIYFDEQPEAANVGPTGLGGMFGDIFNRLMSGFDDEESEDQDTPQRRQNANNELD; encoded by the exons ATGGCGGCCGCCGAGTCAGGTACAGCAGCCAGTGGCAGCTCTGCAACGACTGCCCAGCGCGGTGTTAGTCGCGTCCTGGCCAAGTTGGCGCAGTCCCTGGCCGGTGGTGAATTTTATGAGGCGCATATGATGTACAGGACCCTGTACTTCCGCTACACGGCCCAAAAACGCTACCAAGACTGTCTGGACCTGCTCTACGACGGCGCCCAGCAACTTATGGCCAAGGGACAGGAGAGCAGTGCGGCGGATCTATGCCTTCTACTGCTGGATACACTAGAGAAGAGAGGACCCCAACCGGAAGATTCCGACTTATGGATAGCCCGCTGGGGTGGCTTGATCGGTGGGCTCAGCGCCGCGACGGTGGAGCGCGAGACCGTGATC CAAAGAACCATCAAGTGGAGCACCGCCCTACATGGTCAGTACGGACACCCGGTGCTGCACAAATTAATTGGGCACGTATTTTGGACTGAGGGAAACGTGGAGGCGGCTCGGCATCACTACCTACTCTGCCAGGATGGCAGCCTCTCCGGTCGAGTACTAATCGAAATTAGCCAGAGCAGGGGCTTCCAAAGTGAGGTGGACTTGTTTCTAGCTCAAGCAGTTTTGCAGCAGCTATCGTTAAAGGACAGAAAAACCGCAGAGGATACTTTTACGGAGTACACGAGGTCCCACTCGAAACTATTGCGGCACGAGTTTCCCTACAAGGAGCCCCTTATCAACTTCCTGTACTTTCTGTTCCGGCTCATTGACGCGAAGAGAGTGGCAGGTTTCCGGGCCCTGCGAAAGCTCTACGACCCGTCACTAAAGCGGGACACGTCGTTCCTCAAGTACGTGGCTAAAATCGGAGTGATCTACTTTGACGAGCAGCCGGAAGCAGCTAATGTCGGTCCAACGGGACTAGGTGGGATGTTTGGCGACATATTTAACCGCCTTATGTCGGGCTTTGACGATGAGGAGTCAGAGGATCAGGACACGCCTCAAAGGCGACAGAATGCCAACAACGAACTGGACTAG